The proteins below come from a single Drosophila kikkawai strain 14028-0561.14 chromosome 3R, DkikHiC1v2, whole genome shotgun sequence genomic window:
- the l(3)87Df gene encoding cytochrome c oxidase assembly protein COX20, mitochondrial, with the protein MADDPEEPSKSFFIFGRDVSQIPCFRNSFLYGISGGIGIGVLTFLGTSRTHLSTHVGFGSFFCGTVVYWMACRYQWSARRFEQTQLREAMRRQAQYEGTEVERDLDLKSA; encoded by the exons ATGGCCGATGATCCTGAGGAACCTAGCAAG AGCTTCTTTATCTTTGGCCGCGATGTGTCGCAAATTCCGTGCTTTCGTAACAGTTTTCTCTATGGAATCAGCGGGGGAATTGGCATCGGCGTGCTGACCTTCCTGGGCACCTCACGCACCCACCTGTCTACGCATGTAGGCTTTGGGTCCTTCTTCTGCGGCACCGTAGTTTACTGGATGGCCTGCAG GTATCAATGGTCGGCGAGGAGGTTTGAGCAGACGCAGTTAAGGGAGGCTATGCGCCGTCAAGCACAATACGAGGGCACAGAGGTCGAACGGGATTTAGATCTTAAGTCTGCGTAG